In a genomic window of Pedobacter sp. KBS0701:
- the rplV gene encoding 50S ribosomal protein L22, whose product MEAIAKLNNCPTSPRKMRLVVDLIRGERVEKALSILKFTNKEAAIRVQKLLLSAIKNWEAKNEGTTAEENQLFVKTVMVDGGRQLKRLRPAPQGRGYRIRKRSNHVTLIVDSKSTETTQN is encoded by the coding sequence ATGGAAGCAATAGCAAAATTAAACAATTGTCCAACCTCACCGCGTAAGATGCGTTTGGTTGTAGATCTTATCAGAGGTGAACGTGTTGAGAAAGCATTAAGCATTTTAAAGTTTACCAATAAAGAAGCAGCAATAAGAGTTCAGAAATTATTATTATCTGCTATCAAAAACTGGGAAGCTAAAAATGAAGGTACCACTGCTGAAGAAAACCAACTTTTTGTAAAAACAGTAATGGTTGATGGTGGCCGTCAGTTAAAACGCTTACGTCCGGCTCCTCAGGGCCGTGGATATAGAATTCGTAAACGTTCTAACCACGTAACGCTGATTGTAGATAGTAAAAGTACAGAAACAACTCAAAACTAA
- the rpsS gene encoding 30S ribosomal protein S19 yields MARSIKKGPYIDHNVEKKVNSMNDSGKKSVIKTWSRRSMISPDFVNHTFAVHNGNKFIPVYVTENMVGHKLGEFAPTRTFRGHAEKKK; encoded by the coding sequence ATGGCTCGTTCGATAAAAAAAGGACCTTATATTGACCATAACGTAGAGAAAAAAGTAAACTCTATGAATGATTCAGGCAAAAAGTCTGTAATCAAAACTTGGTCTCGCAGATCAATGATATCACCAGATTTCGTGAATCATACATTTGCTGTACACAATGGAAATAAATTTATCCCTGTGTACGTTACAGAAAACATGGTTGGTCACAAGTTGGGAGAATTTGCTCCAACCAGAACATTCAGAGGACACGCTGAAAAGAAAAAATAA
- the rplB gene encoding 50S ribosomal protein L2, giving the protein MGLRKFKPVTPGTRFRVGASFTEITATKPEKSLVVSSKKSGGRNNTGKMTMRYMGGGHKKSYRLIDFKRDKFDIPATVATVEYDPNRTARIALLYYADGEKRYIIAPEGLQVGSVLLSGDTASPEVGNTLKLSNIPLGSIIHNVEIHPGKGAQLARSAGAYAQLAARDGKYATLKMPSGETRLILTTCLATIGAVSNSDHANEVLGKAGRKRWLGRRPRTRPVAMNPVDHPMGGGEGRSSGGHPRSRNGVLAKGFKTRELKKYSNRYIIERRKK; this is encoded by the coding sequence ATGGGCTTAAGAAAATTTAAACCAGTTACTCCAGGTACCCGCTTCAGAGTTGGTGCTAGTTTTACGGAGATTACAGCAACCAAGCCCGAAAAATCATTGGTTGTATCATCAAAAAAGTCTGGTGGACGTAACAATACAGGAAAAATGACTATGCGCTACATGGGCGGTGGTCACAAAAAATCATATCGTTTAATCGACTTCAAACGCGATAAATTCGATATTCCTGCAACAGTAGCTACTGTTGAATACGATCCAAACCGTACTGCCCGCATCGCATTATTATACTATGCAGATGGCGAGAAGCGTTATATCATCGCTCCTGAAGGATTGCAAGTTGGTTCGGTATTATTGTCGGGCGACACAGCATCACCAGAAGTAGGTAACACTTTAAAATTATCGAACATTCCATTAGGTTCTATTATCCACAATGTGGAGATTCACCCTGGAAAAGGAGCACAATTGGCTCGTAGTGCAGGTGCTTATGCACAATTAGCTGCCCGCGATGGTAAATATGCTACTTTAAAAATGCCTTCAGGCGAAACCCGTTTAATCCTGACTACTTGTCTTGCTACTATCGGTGCTGTATCTAACTCAGATCATGCAAACGAAGTATTAGGTAAAGCAGGTCGTAAACGTTGGTTGGGCCGTCGTCCGAGAACTAGACCGGTAGCGATGAACCCTGTCGATCACCCAATGGGTGGTGGTGAAGGTAGATCATCAGGTGGTCACCCACGTTCAAGAAATGGTGTTTTAGCTAAAGGCTTCAAAACCAGAGAACTTAAAAAATATTCTAATCGTTACATCATAGAGAGAAGGAAGAAATAA
- the rplW gene encoding 50S ribosomal protein L23, protein MEILKKPILTEKASALTEKSNRFTFSVNHKANKIQIKAAIEKLYGVTIVAVNTMVVDGKAKSRYTKAGFVSGRSPKYKKAIVTLKDGETIDYYATL, encoded by the coding sequence ATGGAAATTTTAAAAAAACCAATATTAACCGAAAAAGCTTCAGCTTTAACTGAGAAATCTAACCGTTTCACATTTAGCGTTAACCACAAGGCTAACAAAATCCAAATCAAAGCTGCTATTGAAAAGTTGTACGGTGTAACTATCGTTGCAGTTAACACAATGGTTGTTGATGGAAAAGCTAAATCTCGTTACACTAAAGCAGGTTTTGTTTCAGGCCGTAGCCCGAAATACAAAAAAGCAATCGTAACGTTAAAAGACGGCGAAACAATAGATTATTACGCAACCCTTTAA
- the rplD gene encoding 50S ribosomal protein L4 — MEVKVLNISGKETGAKVQLPESVFGIEPNDHAIYLDVKQYLANQRQGTHKSKQRNEIAGSTRKLYKQKGTGGARAGSIKSPLFNGGGRVFGPQPRDYSFKLNKKLKSLARKSALAYKAKDNNVVIVEDFNFDTAKTKNYTSLLTALNVGTQKTLLVLPAQNNNIYLSSRNIQKTKVISAADLNTYDVLNAGVLVLTADSVKTLEEAFAK, encoded by the coding sequence ATGGAAGTTAAAGTATTAAACATTTCAGGTAAAGAAACAGGTGCCAAGGTGCAACTTCCTGAATCGGTATTTGGTATCGAGCCTAACGACCACGCGATTTATTTAGATGTAAAACAGTATTTGGCTAATCAACGTCAAGGTACTCACAAATCTAAACAACGTAATGAGATTGCTGGTTCAACTCGTAAACTATACAAACAAAAAGGTACAGGTGGTGCAAGAGCAGGTAGCATTAAATCTCCGTTATTTAACGGTGGTGGTCGTGTTTTCGGTCCTCAGCCACGTGATTATAGCTTTAAATTGAACAAGAAATTAAAATCATTAGCACGTAAATCTGCTTTAGCTTATAAAGCCAAAGATAACAACGTGGTAATTGTAGAAGATTTCAACTTCGATACAGCTAAAACTAAAAACTATACCAGTTTATTGACTGCGTTAAACGTGGGTACACAGAAAACTTTATTGGTTTTACCTGCGCAAAATAATAATATCTATTTATCAAGCAGAAACATTCAGAAAACTAAAGTAATCTCGGCGGCAGATTTAAATACTTATGATGTATTAAACGCTGGTGTACTTGTGTTAACTGCTGATTCTGTTAAAACTTTGGAGGAGGCGTTTGCCAAATAA
- the rplC gene encoding 50S ribosomal protein L3, protein MSGIIGKKVGMTSIFDAEGRNIPCTVIEAGPCVVTQVKTEEKDGYSSIQLGYDEKKEKNTTQPLKGHFAKANTTPKRKLVEFDSFTTSLNLGDVVTVDAFAEGDFVDVVGTSKGKGFQGVVKRHGFAGVGMQTHGQHNRLRAPGSLGASSFPSRVFKGMRMAGRTGGDRVKIQNLQVLKVYAEQNLLVVSGSIPGAKGSYVILDK, encoded by the coding sequence ATGTCAGGAATTATTGGAAAAAAAGTAGGAATGACCAGTATCTTTGATGCCGAAGGAAGAAACATTCCTTGTACGGTAATCGAGGCTGGGCCTTGTGTAGTTACACAAGTAAAGACCGAAGAAAAAGACGGGTATTCATCAATCCAACTGGGTTACGATGAGAAAAAAGAGAAAAACACAACTCAACCGTTAAAAGGCCATTTCGCGAAAGCAAACACAACTCCGAAACGCAAGCTGGTAGAATTCGATTCGTTTACAACTTCACTTAATTTAGGTGATGTAGTAACCGTTGACGCATTCGCAGAAGGCGATTTTGTTGATGTTGTAGGTACCTCAAAAGGTAAAGGTTTTCAAGGTGTTGTAAAACGCCACGGATTTGCCGGTGTTGGTATGCAGACTCACGGTCAGCATAACCGTTTACGTGCCCCAGGTTCATTGGGAGCATCATCATTCCCATCACGTGTATTCAAAGGAATGCGCATGGCAGGAAGAACAGGTGGAGACAGGGTAAAAATTCAGAACCTACAGGTTTTGAAAGTTTATGCTGAGCAAAACTTATTAGTAGTTAGTGGTTCCATTCCAGGAGCTAAAGGTTCTTACGTAATCTTAGACAAGTAA
- a CDS encoding DUF1634 domain-containing protein, translated as MDTAKKENLNDKDIQVILGTLLRAGVIISMSIVLIGGAIFLIHNKGAFTNYKVFKPELNNFSSIAAIFKGVLTFQGDAIVQFGILMLIFTPIARIVFAIFSFLIERDYLYVLIGIIILTIITISLNGGLAH; from the coding sequence ATGGATACAGCAAAAAAAGAAAATCTGAACGATAAAGATATCCAGGTAATTCTGGGTACACTTCTGCGGGCGGGCGTAATTATTTCAATGAGCATTGTATTAATCGGTGGCGCCATTTTCCTCATTCATAATAAAGGGGCTTTTACCAACTATAAAGTTTTTAAACCCGAACTAAACAATTTTTCTTCCATAGCTGCAATTTTTAAAGGTGTATTAACTTTCCAGGGCGATGCCATTGTGCAGTTTGGTATCCTGATGCTTATTTTTACGCCGATTGCACGCATTGTTTTTGCTATCTTCAGCTTTTTAATAGAACGCGATTACCTTTATGTACTGATTGGGATCATCATTTTAACCATCATAACCATCAGTTTAAATGGTGGTTTGGCACATTAA
- a CDS encoding sulfite exporter TauE/SafE family protein, translating to MSVLLFTLIVLLGAFLAGLLGSLTGLGGGVIIIPLLTLALGVDIHYAIGASIVSVIATSSGSAAAYVKEGITNIRIGMFLEIATTIGAVCGAIVAVYLNANYIAILFGCILIFSAIMTLKKKVDHTTLDDTDKWAKFFKLNGSFPDKGIDHPYAVKHVPGGFLMMLFAGTLSGLLGIGSGALKVIAMDNIMRLPFKVSTTTSNFMMGVTAAASAVVYLHRGQIDPGIAMPVCIGVLTGASLGSKVLLRTKTDKLKIVFAIVVAFLALQMIYKGISGL from the coding sequence ATGTCGGTATTGCTGTTTACACTTATCGTTTTATTAGGTGCCTTTTTAGCCGGATTATTAGGCTCGCTAACCGGTTTAGGCGGTGGTGTAATTATTATTCCATTGCTTACTTTGGCCCTGGGTGTTGATATTCATTATGCCATTGGCGCATCTATTGTTTCGGTAATTGCTACCTCATCAGGGTCGGCTGCAGCTTATGTAAAAGAGGGTATCACGAATATCCGGATCGGGATGTTTTTGGAAATCGCGACCACAATAGGGGCGGTTTGCGGAGCAATAGTGGCTGTTTATCTAAATGCCAATTACATTGCCATTCTTTTTGGCTGCATCCTCATCTTTTCTGCCATCATGACTTTAAAGAAGAAGGTAGACCATACCACTTTGGATGATACCGATAAATGGGCCAAATTTTTTAAACTGAACGGCTCGTTTCCTGATAAAGGCATTGATCATCCTTATGCTGTAAAACATGTACCAGGCGGTTTTCTGATGATGCTTTTTGCAGGAACATTGTCTGGTTTGCTGGGTATCGGGAGCGGAGCCCTAAAAGTAATTGCGATGGATAACATTATGCGTTTACCCTTTAAGGTATCAACCACCACAAGCAATTTTATGATGGGCGTTACCGCTGCAGCTAGTGCGGTGGTGTACCTGCACCGCGGGCAAATTGATCCAGGTATTGCTATGCCGGTATGTATCGGGGTTTTAACAGGTGCTTCTTTAGGATCTAAAGTTTTATTAAGGACCAAAACCGATAAACTGAAAATTGTATTTGCAATAGTAGTGGCCTTTTTAGCCCTGCAGATGATTTATAAAGGAATAAGCGGATTATAA
- a CDS encoding prephenate dehydrogenase yields MQIGIIGLGDMGKLYAVSFINAGYKVFGADMPLRFADLKNELEPKGIEVLIDGHEVARKSDFIIYCVEAEKIDEVVAVFARSTKYGAIVSGQTSVKHPEIAAFEKYLPNDTQIVTCHSLHGPAFSPEGQTLVVVRHRATDEVYAQALEVYKSLKSNIIEMDDYREHDRIVADTQAVTHMGFESMGSAWKNAGFFPWDNPAYAGGIDNVKILTTLRIFSYKSHIYAGLAILNPYAQKQVKYYAQAESELFKLMICENETEFRKKIYAARDFVFHESRSLLLLDDNIMKEFSLSDASHKQKPNSHLSLLSMVYAWYKMGVNPYDNLICQTPPFKLRLGIAEYLFKNKEMLEESINTALYDKSIRGDDLEFHTAVHEWASIIGYGDLKGYKEHFEAAKSFFANRLNDGRDLSAEMIKRLGK; encoded by the coding sequence ATGCAAATAGGAATTATTGGTTTAGGCGATATGGGCAAATTGTACGCTGTATCGTTTATAAATGCAGGTTATAAAGTATTTGGGGCAGATATGCCTTTGCGTTTTGCAGATTTAAAAAATGAGCTGGAGCCAAAAGGAATCGAAGTTTTAATTGATGGCCATGAGGTAGCACGTAAATCTGACTTTATCATCTATTGCGTTGAAGCCGAAAAAATTGATGAAGTGGTAGCCGTTTTTGCACGTTCTACTAAATATGGTGCAATTGTTTCTGGCCAGACATCAGTTAAGCATCCGGAAATTGCGGCTTTTGAAAAATACCTTCCAAACGATACCCAGATTGTAACCTGCCATTCTTTACATGGTCCTGCTTTTAGTCCTGAGGGGCAAACGCTTGTGGTGGTACGTCATCGTGCTACAGATGAAGTTTATGCGCAGGCCCTTGAGGTTTATAAATCTTTAAAATCGAACATTATTGAAATGGACGATTATAGGGAACACGACCGTATCGTGGCCGATACACAGGCTGTAACGCACATGGGCTTCGAGAGCATGGGCTCTGCCTGGAAAAATGCCGGTTTCTTCCCCTGGGATAATCCTGCCTATGCAGGTGGAATCGATAACGTGAAAATATTGACCACGCTCAGAATTTTCAGCTATAAATCTCACATTTATGCAGGTTTGGCCATTTTAAACCCTTATGCACAAAAACAGGTGAAATATTATGCCCAGGCAGAATCTGAACTGTTTAAACTGATGATCTGTGAAAATGAAACCGAATTCAGGAAAAAAATTTACGCGGCCCGCGATTTCGTTTTTCATGAAAGTAGGTCGCTTCTACTATTGGACGATAACATCATGAAAGAATTCAGTCTATCGGATGCCAGCCATAAACAAAAACCTAATTCGCATTTAAGTTTGCTGAGTATGGTATATGCCTGGTATAAAATGGGCGTAAACCCTTACGATAACCTGATCTGCCAAACACCACCTTTTAAACTGAGATTGGGTATTGCCGAATATCTTTTTAAGAACAAAGAAATGCTGGAAGAGTCGATTAATACCGCTTTATATGATAAATCTATCCGTGGCGACGATTTGGAATTCCATACTGCTGTGCACGAATGGGCATCGATTATTGGTTATGGCGATTTAAAAGGTTACAAAGAACATTTCGAAGCTGCCAAGTCATTTTTCGCGAACCGTTTAAATGATGGTAGGGATTTAAGTGCAGAGATGATTAAGCGATTAGGTAAGTAG
- a CDS encoding deoxyguanosinetriphosphate triphosphohydrolase: MEWKYLLSNKRYGQEQYGASTDRARSDFQRDYDRLIFSSPFRRLQNKTQVFPLPGSVFVHNRLTHSLEVASVARSMANIFLKSIEEHQPQLIKDVPLINEVGNIVAAAALAHDLGNPAFGHSGEAAISRYFTDGDGKVYQKEMSETQWHDLINFEGNANAIRILTHPLKGKGNDAYALTYSTLASIAKYPCASIAGKQKGLLHRKKYGFFQSEEESFKKIAAELHLEQEDNEYLIYKRHPLVYLVEAADDICYSIIDLEDAHRLKILSYEEVKNYLLPFANSITIEERLKNDYEDDDAKIGLLRAKAINTLTNQCAAIFFREQEKLLKGELNHSLTDLLPEPYISAWKAVEKISVERIYNFSSVIQKEVAGYKIMAGLLEEFVPALIHNNTHYYKKLVKLIPKQYHTDLTDIYSIIQSVLDFVSGMTDLYAVDLYRNIKGISFPSET, encoded by the coding sequence ATGGAATGGAAATATTTACTTTCGAATAAACGGTACGGACAGGAACAATATGGTGCCAGTACCGATCGTGCGCGTTCAGATTTTCAGCGCGATTACGACCGTTTAATTTTTTCATCCCCGTTTAGAAGATTGCAGAATAAAACCCAGGTTTTCCCATTACCTGGAAGTGTTTTTGTGCACAACCGGTTAACCCACAGCTTAGAAGTGGCAAGTGTGGCCCGTTCAATGGCAAATATATTTTTAAAAAGCATAGAAGAACATCAGCCGCAACTCATTAAAGATGTTCCTTTAATTAATGAAGTAGGTAATATTGTGGCTGCGGCTGCTTTAGCGCACGATTTGGGTAATCCAGCTTTTGGACATTCAGGAGAAGCAGCCATCTCGCGCTATTTTACCGATGGTGATGGTAAGGTTTACCAGAAAGAAATGAGCGAAACGCAATGGCACGACTTGATTAATTTCGAAGGAAACGCCAATGCCATCCGCATTCTTACTCATCCGTTGAAGGGAAAAGGAAATGATGCTTATGCGCTTACTTATTCTACTTTAGCCTCTATTGCCAAATATCCATGTGCCTCAATTGCAGGCAAACAAAAGGGGCTTTTGCACCGTAAAAAATATGGTTTCTTCCAGTCAGAAGAAGAGAGTTTCAAAAAGATTGCAGCCGAACTTCACCTGGAGCAGGAAGATAATGAATACCTCATTTATAAACGCCATCCTTTAGTTTACCTGGTAGAAGCTGCCGATGATATCTGTTACAGTATCATTGATCTGGAAGATGCACACCGTTTAAAAATCCTGTCGTACGAAGAGGTAAAAAACTACCTGTTGCCTTTTGCCAATTCAATCACAATTGAAGAGCGTTTAAAAAACGATTACGAAGACGATGATGCCAAAATTGGCCTGCTCCGCGCTAAAGCGATTAATACCTTAACAAACCAATGTGCAGCCATATTTTTTAGAGAACAAGAAAAACTACTAAAGGGTGAACTCAACCATAGTTTAACCGATTTACTGCCCGAACCCTATATCTCGGCCTGGAAAGCTGTAGAAAAAATCTCAGTGGAACGCATATATAATTTCTCGTCGGTTATACAGAAAGAGGTGGCAGGTTATAAAATTATGGCTGGTTTATTAGAAGAGTTTGTTCCTGCACTTATTCATAACAATACACACTATTACAAAAAACTGGTTAAACTTATTCCTAAACAATATCATACCGATTTGACCGATATTTATTCTATTATACAGAGTGTACTAGACTTCGTTTCTGGAATGACAGACCTATATGCTGTAGATTTATACCGGAATATTAAGGGAATATCCTTTCCTTCAGAAACCTAA
- a CDS encoding YtxH domain-containing protein has product MGLLKYAILGATAFYGLKYVTKKRTTDGKSLIDDFKKRVPEYLDEVNNYAERIRRDYRQTNDLY; this is encoded by the coding sequence ATGGGATTATTAAAATATGCAATTTTAGGCGCAACAGCCTTCTATGGCCTTAAATATGTCACAAAAAAGCGTACAACGGACGGAAAATCTTTAATTGATGATTTTAAGAAAAGAGTTCCTGAATATCTGGATGAGGTTAATAATTATGCAGAAAGAATAAGACGGGATTATCGGCAAACGAATGATTTATATTAA